A genome region from Chloroflexota bacterium includes the following:
- a CDS encoding respiratory nitrate reductase subunit gamma, which yields MAFEWFMIVMGWLSLGAFLAVATYKITRVTAQPLNVRWEVYPVPHESKARREYGGSYMEEVDWAAKATHPSRLPGLLEIAKEVVYLKRVREFNQYGLWGISLAMHWGLYLGLATIGLAVIETLLGVTFGLTPLVAGVAFTLGAVGSLAIIAKRLTNAELGLYTVPADLFNLGWVAALFILGIIGGLMDTTFAGYRAYVASVLTFKPVPVPPIVLIHFLVLELFFIYMPFTKIIHYIGKYFTFEQTLWDDAFKTKGSAADNKVLQQLGYPVTWNAPHIVPGKTWLEQAQATGLEEGAQK from the coding sequence ATGGCATTCGAATGGTTTATGATTGTGATGGGCTGGTTGTCGCTCGGCGCGTTTCTCGCGGTGGCGACCTACAAGATCACGCGCGTGACCGCGCAACCGCTCAACGTGCGTTGGGAAGTGTACCCGGTGCCGCACGAATCGAAAGCGCGCCGCGAGTACGGCGGTTCGTACATGGAAGAGGTGGATTGGGCGGCGAAGGCGACGCATCCCTCGCGTTTGCCCGGCTTGCTGGAAATCGCCAAAGAAGTGGTTTACTTGAAACGCGTGCGCGAGTTTAACCAGTACGGCTTGTGGGGAATTTCGCTCGCGATGCACTGGGGCTTGTACCTGGGACTGGCGACGATTGGGCTGGCTGTGATCGAAACGCTCCTCGGCGTAACGTTCGGTTTGACGCCGCTCGTCGCCGGGGTCGCGTTCACGCTGGGCGCGGTGGGATCGCTTGCGATCATCGCGAAACGTTTGACGAACGCGGAGCTGGGTCTCTACACCGTGCCCGCCGATTTATTCAACCTGGGTTGGGTCGCGGCGTTGTTCATTCTCGGAATCATCGGCGGGTTGATGGACACGACGTTCGCCGGCTATCGCGCGTACGTCGCTAGTGTGTTGACGTTCAAGCCCGTACCCGTGCCGCCCATCGTGTTGATCCATTTTCTCGTCCTCGAATTATTTTTCATCTATATGCCGTTCACGAAAATCATTCACTACATCGGCAAGTACTTTACGTTCGAGCAAACGTTGTGGGACGACGCGTTCAAGACGAAAGGTTCTGCCGCCGATAATAAAGTGCTACAGCAACTGGGTTATCCGGTGACGTGGAACGCGCCGCACATCGTTCCCGGCAAAACGTGGCTGGAGCAAGCGCAGGCGACTGGTTTGGAGGAGGGCGCGCAGAAATGA
- a CDS encoding MFS transporter, whose translation MNQTTIKPQVMRAWDYLALNVYWFAISFLWNSIGPILLPVLVVRLVPESQKGGALGTLSALGLVIAMIVQPLAGAWTDARTTRWGKRRPFIVGGTLADVIFLTALLLAPDFATMLIAYVLLQTVSNIAHGPYQAYIPDLVPEIKRGAATGIKQVLEFAGIIVTSLVIGNLVGLGRLDVAFGAIIAILLLTMAITARFVSETPFAGATPRRAEPRAAHSLWRTLFLNRDFTLWLVSRLFIVTGGVVVRNYIYFFMQDVLQIENPGSEIGMVFAFIGIATACVTYPAGMLSDRWGRKPLILAAGILGALGTMLLSTTTSIPQLLIYGAIIGAGMGIFLSVNWAWGTDLIPSGSGGRMLGMSNLANAGSGVLTGMSGFAFDYFNAQSTNSGFGVIFLGATVCYVIGTALAWLVQDTR comes from the coding sequence ATGAATCAAACTACGATTAAACCGCAAGTGATGCGCGCGTGGGATTACTTGGCGCTCAACGTATATTGGTTCGCCATCTCGTTTCTCTGGAACTCGATCGGTCCGATCCTCCTGCCGGTGCTCGTCGTGCGCCTCGTGCCAGAATCGCAAAAAGGCGGCGCGCTGGGAACGCTCTCCGCCCTGGGTCTGGTCATCGCGATGATCGTGCAACCGCTCGCCGGCGCGTGGACCGATGCGCGCACGACGCGCTGGGGCAAGCGTCGTCCGTTCATCGTCGGCGGTACCCTCGCAGACGTGATTTTTTTGACTGCGCTGCTGCTCGCGCCGGATTTCGCGACAATGCTCATCGCGTATGTTTTGTTGCAGACCGTCTCGAACATCGCGCATGGACCGTACCAGGCGTACATCCCCGACCTCGTGCCCGAAATAAAACGCGGCGCGGCGACCGGCATCAAGCAGGTTCTCGAATTCGCCGGCATCATCGTCACTTCGCTCGTCATCGGAAATCTCGTCGGTCTGGGACGCCTGGACGTGGCGTTCGGCGCGATCATCGCGATATTGCTGTTGACGATGGCAATCACCGCGCGCTTTGTTTCCGAAACTCCGTTCGCGGGCGCGACCCCGCGCCGCGCCGAACCGCGCGCGGCGCATTCGTTGTGGCGCACGCTTTTTCTCAACCGCGATTTTACGCTCTGGCTCGTCTCGCGCTTGTTCATCGTGACCGGCGGAGTCGTCGTGCGCAATTACATTTATTTTTTCATGCAGGATGTTTTGCAAATCGAAAATCCTGGGTCAGAGATCGGCATGGTGTTCGCGTTCATCGGGATCGCCACCGCGTGCGTGACGTATCCCGCCGGTATGTTGAGCGATCGTTGGGGACGCAAGCCGCTCATTCTCGCGGCTGGCATTCTCGGCGCGCTGGGCACGATGTTGCTCTCGACCACGACGAGCATTCCGCAATTGTTGATCTATGGCGCGATCATCGGCGCGGGAATGGGAATTTTTCTGAGCGTGAATTGGGCGTGGGGCACCGACCTGATTCCGTCGGGCAGCGGCGGGCGAATGCTCGGCATGTCCAATCTGGCGAATGCCGGGTCGGGCGTACTGACAGGGATGAGCGGATTCGCCTTCGATTACTTTAACGCGCAATCCACCAATTCGGGATTCGGAGTGATCTTTCTGGGTGCAACAGTCTGTTATGTGATTGGGACTGCACTCGCGTGGCTGGTGCAGGACACGAGGTGA
- a CDS encoding 4a-hydroxytetrahydrobiopterin dehydratase: MSDLTQFKCVACRGGEPTVTDAEITEYKPQIPDWQFVERDNINRLERAFKFKNFVQAIAFTNKVAELAEAEGHHPAILTEWGKVTVTWWTHKIKGLHRNDFIMAAKTDRAYAA, translated from the coding sequence ATGTCTGACCTGACTCAATTCAAATGCGTCGCGTGTCGCGGCGGCGAACCGACCGTGACCGACGCAGAGATCACGGAATACAAACCACAAATACCCGATTGGCAATTCGTCGAACGCGACAATATCAACCGGCTAGAGCGCGCGTTCAAATTCAAAAATTTCGTCCAAGCCATCGCGTTCACAAACAAAGTCGCGGAACTCGCAGAAGCCGAAGGGCATCACCCGGCGATTCTGACCGAGTGGGGCAAGGTAACGGTGACCTGGTGGACGCACAAGATCAAGGGACTGCATCGCAACGATTTCATTATGGCGGCGAAAACGGATCGCGCGTACGCGGCGTAA
- a CDS encoding 4Fe-4S dicluster domain-containing protein has protein sequence MYLVTIDIEKCKGCGDCVDACPSQQLALTEENGKKYVVFNGSPDDCLGCLSCQEGCADGAIVVTEL, from the coding sequence ATGTACCTCGTCACGATTGACATCGAAAAATGCAAGGGCTGCGGCGATTGTGTGGACGCGTGCCCCAGCCAACAACTCGCGCTGACCGAAGAGAACGGAAAAAAATACGTCGTGTTTAACGGCAGTCCCGACGATTGTCTCGGTTGTCTCTCGTGCCAGGAAGGGTGCGCGGATGGCGCGATCGTCGTCACCGAGTTGTAA
- the cobB gene encoding hydrogenobyrinic acid a,c-diamide synthase (glutamine-hydrolyzing) yields the protein MPPRVVIAAPQGRSGKTTVTVGLCAALASRGLIVQPFKKGPDYIDPSWLSEAASRPCRNLDPFLMGRETVEAAFSRGARGADLAIIEGAMGMYDGADLEGSGSTAMLARWLAAPILLVVNAQRVTRSVAALVQGYQHFELDTRIAGVILNNVARARQQELMTQAIEKYCGIPVVGILPRDESLTIPDRHLGLVPRAENDALVPAIAVARDAVLANFDLDAILRIAGAEEQGITGAEEQGRAGGDNSQFAIRNSRIGIVRDRAFTFYYPENLDSLQDVGAELVFIDALRDAHLPALDALVIGGGFPEMFLDELQANTSLRADVRAAIENGLPVYAECGGLMYLARSITWNGKRGEMVGALSCDVEMTGKPQGHGYISIEVSKTNPFFSIGTQIRGHEFHNSRVTNLNDPRFAYHVTRGRGIDGAHDGIVYKNVLAAYTHVHALATPEWAGAIVAKAKTG from the coding sequence ATGCCGCCGCGCGTGGTCATCGCCGCGCCGCAAGGTCGTTCGGGTAAAACGACCGTCACGGTGGGATTGTGCGCCGCGCTCGCGTCGCGCGGTCTCATCGTACAGCCGTTCAAAAAAGGACCCGATTATATTGACCCATCGTGGTTAAGCGAAGCCGCTAGCCGCCCCTGCCGCAATCTCGATCCGTTCCTGATGGGACGTGAGACGGTAGAGGCGGCTTTTTCGCGGGGTGCGCGCGGCGCTGACCTTGCGATCATCGAAGGTGCGATGGGCATGTACGACGGCGCTGATCTCGAAGGGAGCGGCAGTACCGCGATGCTCGCGCGTTGGCTCGCCGCGCCGATTCTGCTCGTCGTCAACGCGCAACGCGTCACGCGTTCGGTCGCCGCGCTCGTCCAGGGCTATCAACATTTCGAGCTGGACACGCGCATCGCCGGCGTCATTCTCAACAACGTCGCGCGCGCGCGTCAACAAGAGTTGATGACGCAAGCGATTGAAAAATACTGCGGCATTCCGGTCGTTGGCATTCTGCCGCGCGATGAATCGCTCACGATTCCCGACCGACACCTGGGTCTCGTCCCGCGCGCGGAAAACGACGCGCTCGTCCCGGCGATTGCCGTCGCGCGTGATGCGGTGCTCGCGAATTTCGATCTCGATGCGATCCTCAGAATTGCTGGCGCAGAGGAGCAGGGGATCACGGGAGCAGAGGAGCAGGGGAGAGCGGGAGGGGACAATTCGCAATTCGCAATTCGCAATTCGCGCATTGGCATCGTCCGCGACCGCGCGTTCACGTTCTACTATCCAGAAAATCTCGATTCGTTGCAGGATGTCGGGGCGGAGTTGGTTTTTATTGACGCGTTGCGCGACGCGCACTTGCCGGCGCTCGATGCGCTCGTGATCGGCGGCGGATTCCCGGAAATGTTTCTCGACGAGTTGCAGGCGAACACGAGTTTGCGCGCGGATGTTCGCGCCGCGATCGAGAACGGCTTGCCAGTGTACGCCGAGTGCGGTGGCTTGATGTACCTCGCGCGCTCGATCACGTGGAACGGCAAGCGCGGCGAAATGGTCGGCGCGTTGTCGTGCGATGTGGAAATGACAGGCAAACCGCAAGGGCACGGTTACATAAGCATCGAAGTGAGTAAAACGAACCCATTCTTTTCCATCGGCACACAAATTCGCGGACACGAGTTTCATAATTCGCGCGTGACGAATTTGAACGACCCGCGATTTGCGTACCATGTCACACGCGGACGTGGGATTGACGGCGCGCACGATGGCATCGTCTACAAAAACGTGCTCGCGGCGTACACGCACGTGCACGCGCTCGCGACGCCGGAATGGGCAGGCGCGATTGTCGCGAAAGCAAAGACCGGATAA
- a CDS encoding TerC family protein → MRELLMFGGFTVLVGIMLYVDLFLVNSKARVITIKSALIWSAIWIGTALLFNVFVYFELGSEAALMYFTAYIVEKSLSVDNLFVFLVVFSYFGIAPMYQPRVLRWGILGAIVMRAILIFIGVELVEAFNWMLYVFGAILIFTAFRLINGIDDEVDPGKNAALRFVSKYLPVTKELHHEKFLVRLKGVLYATPLLATVVVIESTDLLFALDSIPAVLGITHDLFIVYTSNIFAILGLRALYFALAGVMQLFHYLKYALAIILGFIGVKMLLHEVVKIPIEIALGVVFGLLVLAVLASLLFPRKDKEDKQAESALAGNPGEVE, encoded by the coding sequence ATGCGCGAATTGCTCATGTTCGGCGGATTCACGGTTCTCGTTGGCATCATGCTCTACGTGGATCTTTTTTTGGTCAACAGCAAAGCGCGTGTGATCACAATCAAATCGGCGCTCATCTGGAGCGCGATTTGGATTGGCACGGCGCTGCTTTTCAACGTGTTCGTCTACTTTGAACTAGGTTCCGAAGCGGCGTTGATGTACTTTACCGCCTACATCGTCGAGAAATCGCTCAGTGTGGACAACCTGTTTGTCTTTCTCGTCGTGTTCAGCTATTTCGGCATCGCGCCGATGTACCAGCCGCGCGTCCTGCGCTGGGGTATTCTCGGCGCGATTGTGATGCGCGCGATTCTCATCTTTATCGGCGTCGAACTTGTGGAAGCGTTCAACTGGATGCTCTACGTTTTTGGCGCGATTCTGATTTTCACCGCGTTCCGTCTGATCAACGGCATTGACGACGAAGTAGACCCGGGCAAAAATGCCGCGCTCAGGTTTGTTTCCAAATATCTGCCCGTTACCAAAGAACTGCATCACGAAAAGTTCCTCGTGCGACTGAAGGGTGTGCTGTACGCAACGCCCTTGCTCGCGACCGTGGTCGTGATCGAGAGCACGGACTTGCTCTTTGCTTTGGATTCGATTCCGGCGGTGCTGGGTATTACGCACGATTTATTCATCGTGTACACCTCGAACATCTTTGCGATTCTCGGTCTACGCGCGCTCTACTTTGCACTTGCCGGGGTGATGCAATTGTTCCACTATCTCAAGTACGCGCTCGCGATCATTCTCGGTTTTATCGGCGTCAAAATGCTGTTGCACGAAGTCGTCAAGATTCCAATTGAGATCGCGCTGGGTGTGGTGTTTGGATTGCTTGTGCTTGCCGTCCTCGCGTCGCTTCTGTTCCCGCGCAAAGATAAAGAAGATAAACAAGCCGAGTCCGCTTTGGCGGGTAATCCCGGCGAAGTTGAATAG
- a CDS encoding glutamyl-tRNA reductase, whose protein sequence is MNILFLGLNHKTAPVEIRERLAISPGRIGETLAMLRAAPGVSEVALVSTCNRFEIYAVVDDPVVGQPSLVNALAEARDVCACDFACHLRVLSDADAVKHVCRVAAGLDSLLIGEHQILGQIKDALQAAHDAGSISAILAALFRQAITAGKRAHSETEIGRGARSLGQVAVSLARDVLGDLENRTALLIGAGKIGKLAGRALVESGLKWILVANRTYDRASQLARELNGRAVHFDALADGLAQADVVIAASGAPHLVLHAADIERAMAARAQRPLVVVDLAVPRNVDPAIRNIPHAHLYDMDDLSAVVATHHPVAAVAVAAAERIADEETQHFLAFLRERQVAPLVQDLLAHAETIRQTEVAKAFAHLGNLTPEQQRAVDALATSLVHKLVFNSIHTIKEMPHR, encoded by the coding sequence ATGAACATTCTTTTCCTTGGCTTGAATCACAAAACCGCGCCGGTCGAAATTCGTGAACGCCTCGCGATTTCGCCGGGACGCATCGGCGAGACGTTGGCGATGTTGCGCGCCGCGCCCGGCGTGAGCGAGGTTGCGCTCGTCTCGACGTGCAATCGTTTCGAAATCTACGCGGTCGTGGACGATCCGGTCGTGGGACAACCATCGCTCGTCAACGCGCTCGCGGAAGCGCGCGATGTGTGTGCGTGCGATTTCGCATGTCATCTTCGCGTGTTGAGCGACGCGGACGCGGTCAAACATGTTTGCCGCGTTGCCGCCGGTCTCGATTCGCTGCTCATCGGCGAGCATCAAATCCTGGGTCAGATCAAGGACGCGTTGCAAGCCGCGCACGATGCGGGGAGCATCAGCGCGATTCTCGCCGCGTTGTTTCGCCAAGCGATCACTGCCGGGAAACGCGCGCACAGTGAAACCGAAATCGGACGCGGCGCGCGGTCGCTTGGTCAGGTCGCCGTGTCGCTCGCGCGCGACGTGCTGGGCGATTTGGAGAATCGTACCGCGTTGTTGATCGGCGCGGGCAAAATTGGCAAGCTTGCCGGACGCGCGCTTGTCGAGAGCGGTTTGAAGTGGATTTTGGTTGCCAATCGCACATACGACCGCGCGTCGCAGTTGGCGCGCGAGTTGAACGGACGCGCGGTGCATTTCGATGCTCTCGCGGACGGACTCGCGCAGGCGGATGTGGTCATCGCGGCGAGCGGTGCGCCGCACCTGGTTCTACACGCGGCAGATATCGAACGCGCGATGGCGGCGCGCGCACAGCGTCCGCTTGTCGTCGTTGATCTTGCCGTGCCGCGCAACGTAGACCCGGCGATTCGCAACATCCCGCACGCGCATCTGTACGACATGGACGATTTGAGCGCGGTTGTCGCGACGCATCATCCGGTCGCCGCCGTTGCGGTCGCGGCGGCGGAGCGCATCGCGGACGAGGAGACCCAGCATTTTCTCGCGTTCTTGCGCGAACGCCAGGTCGCGCCGCTCGTGCAAGATTTACTCGCGCACGCCGAGACGATTCGCCAGACAGAAGTTGCGAAAGCATTCGCGCATCTCGGCAACCTCACGCCCGAACAACAGCGCGCGGTGGACGCGCTCGCGACCTCGCTTGTTCATAAACTCGTTTTCAATTCGATTCACACGATCAAAGAGATGCCGCATCGGTGA
- a CDS encoding (Fe-S)-binding protein → MTKRLTQFKEMASLSNEPIAQITADDLPPIPGIAQPAIPAPRPRWLDTYDFSLDGFSDFEIPAPKTDEEKKRIVEGFFRGLEKLFDPENNWTFVKAFRLSMDYCVRCQTCSEACHTYVGSGHQEIYRPTFRSEILRRIYQRYYTTSGKLLPAFYGADIEVNFKTVWRLLELSYRCNLCRRCVMMCPVGVDNALIAREIRKLFSQELGIAPVELLKKGTRQQLQVGSSTGMRPNAMKSLVSDMEDQIEEKIGRRIEIPVDKKGADILLIHNAGEFLSWPENPAAFAILFDAAGINWTLSSEMLGYDGVNYGVWFDDVELARVALRHLQIARDLGVKKVVVGECGHAHKAMMVIADRVFPGDLCISEMPRESCLPLLYQIAASGRVKFDPSRNNFPITLHDSCNVVRLMGIVKPQREIIKMICAQPLREMTPHGVWNYCCGGGSGFAIMNSLNFGDWRKNVSSRMKVQQIMAVFADVLDPSINKYVIAACSNCKGTIRDAQGHYGLWDQYHIHYGGLVDLMVNAMADLPKPYLEWPEA, encoded by the coding sequence ATGACCAAGCGATTGACGCAATTCAAAGAAATGGCATCGTTGTCGAACGAGCCAATCGCGCAAATCACGGCGGACGATCTGCCGCCGATCCCCGGCATCGCACAACCGGCGATTCCCGCACCGCGCCCGCGCTGGCTCGACACGTACGATTTTTCGCTCGACGGTTTTAGTGATTTTGAAATTCCCGCGCCGAAAACAGACGAAGAGAAAAAGCGCATCGTCGAAGGTTTCTTTCGCGGGCTGGAGAAACTGTTCGATCCAGAAAATAATTGGACGTTCGTCAAGGCATTCCGCCTTTCGATGGATTACTGCGTGCGCTGCCAGACGTGCTCCGAGGCGTGCCACACGTACGTCGGTAGTGGTCACCAGGAAATCTATCGCCCGACGTTTCGCTCGGAAATCTTGCGGCGCATCTATCAGCGTTATTACACGACGAGCGGCAAACTCCTGCCAGCGTTTTACGGCGCGGACATCGAAGTGAATTTCAAAACGGTGTGGCGTTTGCTCGAACTATCGTACCGTTGCAATCTGTGCCGCCGCTGCGTGATGATGTGCCCGGTCGGTGTGGACAATGCGCTCATCGCGCGCGAGATTCGCAAACTGTTTTCCCAGGAACTGGGCATCGCACCAGTCGAATTGCTCAAGAAAGGCACGCGCCAACAGTTGCAAGTCGGTTCGAGTACTGGAATGCGACCGAACGCGATGAAATCGCTCGTCTCCGATATGGAAGACCAGATCGAAGAAAAAATCGGACGGCGCATCGAAATCCCGGTGGACAAGAAAGGCGCGGACATTTTGCTGATTCACAACGCCGGCGAATTTCTCTCGTGGCCCGAAAATCCCGCCGCGTTCGCGATTCTGTTCGATGCGGCGGGCATCAACTGGACGCTCTCTAGCGAAATGCTCGGATACGACGGCGTGAATTACGGCGTGTGGTTCGACGATGTGGAACTCGCGCGTGTCGCGTTGCGCCATTTGCAAATCGCGCGAGACCTGGGTGTGAAAAAAGTCGTCGTCGGCGAGTGCGGACACGCGCACAAGGCGATGATGGTCATCGCCGACCGCGTTTTTCCGGGTGATCTTTGTATCAGCGAAATGCCGCGCGAAAGTTGCCTGCCGTTGTTGTACCAAATCGCGGCGAGCGGTCGCGTCAAGTTCGATCCGTCGCGCAACAATTTTCCGATCACATTACATGATTCGTGCAACGTCGTGCGTTTGATGGGCATTGTCAAGCCGCAACGCGAGATCATCAAAATGATCTGCGCGCAACCGCTGCGTGAGATGACGCCGCACGGTGTGTGGAATTATTGTTGCGGCGGCGGTAGTGGATTCGCGATCATGAATTCGCTCAACTTTGGCGACTGGCGCAAGAACGTGTCGAGCCGCATGAAGGTTCAACAAATCATGGCGGTGTTTGCGGACGTACTCGATCCGAGCATCAACAAGTACGTCATCGCCGCGTGCTCCAACTGCAAAGGCACGATTCGCGACGCGCAAGGGCATTACGGTTTGTGGGATCAGTACCACATTCATTACGGCGGTTTGGTGGATTTGATGGTCAACGCGATGGCGGATTTACCCAAACCGTACCTTGAATGGCCCGAGGCATAG
- a CDS encoding GNAT family N-acetyltransferase — MGDRDRAWVREFVAVQWGAEIVVAHGIVYRPAELDGFIATENDTRVGLITLHVQDHACEIVTFASTRPNRGIGTMLIESAITFAREQGCSRLWLITTNDNLNALGFYQKRGFQLVAIHRGAVDAARKIKPAIPLIGDNGIPLRDEIELEMMIT; from the coding sequence ATCGGCGACCGGGATCGCGCGTGGGTGCGCGAATTTGTCGCCGTGCAATGGGGCGCGGAGATCGTCGTCGCGCATGGAATCGTGTATCGCCCGGCGGAACTCGATGGATTCATCGCGACAGAAAATGATACACGCGTGGGACTGATCACGTTGCACGTTCAAGATCACGCGTGCGAGATTGTCACGTTCGCCAGCACGCGACCCAATCGCGGCATCGGCACGATGTTGATCGAATCGGCAATTACGTTTGCGCGCGAGCAAGGTTGCTCGCGCCTCTGGCTCATCACGACGAACGACAACCTCAATGCACTCGGCTTTTACCAAAAACGCGGATTCCAACTCGTCGCGATTCATCGCGGCGCGGTGGACGCCGCGCGCAAGATCAAGCCAGCGATTCCGCTCATCGGCGATAACGGGATTCCGTTGCGCGATGAGATCGAGTTGGAGATGATGATCACATGA
- the mrdA gene encoding penicillin-binding protein 2, protein MKQIANPLKRFSIFAITLFLLVAGCSILPGDSATPTPAFTPTPVTFAEDTARAFLKAWAEGDYAAMYGMVAPSRKETITADQFVTRYKGIVNEATITAVKPTFVSAHEEGNEALATFNVIIETFAAGTLKQDNSMQLRRENGRWGVMWHPGLILTELSSGGSVRFYPVASARADIYDRKSRPFTQAQELVSIEVVPVEMKNESAVLTTLSKLFGQQPGVIKANYGKYPGDWRTPIGTLTRDLVRANADALNQPGIYSDKVQYARIYPRNATAAHLIGYAGPITAEELDKLRVKGYREGDVTGKSGLEQWGEQYLAGQRGGKLVVLSSSGAITATLANISAKQSQSIYTTIDADLQEIVEKALGARAGAVVVMDVANGQVLAMASHPTFDLNWQKLSTQERRAIINNPNDPFINRAAQSAFPPGSVFKIVTYAAAVEKGGYAANSMFNDPGFWDGLGEAYRKYCWTWPITKKGHGAISLQDALTESCDVTFYQIGFKLNQIDKNLMSNFARGFGLGSETGIEIAEAPGIVPDANTPNWRAGDAVNLVIGQGTMLTSPLQIANMLAAVANGGTLYRPYLVARISSLADGTEKIIQPEVRGKLPISPGALATMKYALQRVTTDPDGTAYTAFKGSKITVAGKTGTAEVFKTGEPHSWFAGYAPVDRPRIAIAVIAEHGGEGSKTAAPIFREIVEKYFALPSK, encoded by the coding sequence ATGAAACAAATCGCAAATCCGCTCAAACGATTTTCGATCTTTGCCATCACACTGTTCCTTCTCGTCGCCGGGTGTAGTATCTTGCCCGGCGATTCTGCAACTCCCACGCCCGCGTTCACACCCACGCCCGTCACCTTTGCCGAAGATACCGCGCGCGCATTTCTCAAAGCATGGGCGGAAGGCGACTATGCCGCGATGTACGGGATGGTCGCGCCGAGTCGCAAAGAAACGATCACCGCCGACCAATTCGTGACGCGTTACAAGGGCATCGTCAACGAAGCCACGATCACCGCGGTCAAGCCGACGTTCGTTTCGGCGCACGAAGAGGGCAACGAGGCACTGGCGACGTTCAATGTCATCATCGAGACATTCGCGGCGGGCACGCTCAAGCAAGACAACTCGATGCAGTTGCGCCGCGAGAATGGTCGCTGGGGCGTGATGTGGCATCCTGGGTTGATCTTGACCGAGTTGAGTAGCGGCGGCAGTGTGCGCTTTTACCCGGTCGCGTCCGCGCGCGCGGATATTTACGACCGCAAATCGCGTCCGTTCACCCAAGCGCAAGAGTTGGTTTCCATCGAAGTGGTGCCGGTGGAAATGAAAAACGAGAGCGCGGTCTTGACGACGCTTTCGAAATTGTTCGGACAACAACCCGGCGTTATCAAAGCGAACTACGGCAAGTATCCCGGCGATTGGCGCACGCCCATCGGCACGTTGACGCGCGACCTGGTACGCGCGAATGCGGACGCGCTCAATCAACCGGGCATTTATTCGGACAAAGTGCAATACGCGCGCATCTATCCGCGCAACGCGACCGCCGCGCATTTGATTGGCTACGCCGGTCCGATCACCGCCGAAGAACTCGATAAATTGCGCGTCAAGGGTTATCGCGAAGGGGATGTCACCGGCAAATCCGGCTTGGAACAATGGGGCGAACAATACCTCGCCGGTCAGCGCGGCGGCAAACTCGTCGTCCTTTCGTCGAGCGGCGCGATCACCGCGACGCTCGCCAACATTTCGGCGAAGCAAAGCCAAAGCATCTACACGACGATTGACGCAGACTTGCAAGAGATCGTCGAAAAGGCGCTTGGCGCGCGCGCGGGCGCGGTCGTCGTGATGGACGTGGCGAATGGTCAAGTGCTCGCGATGGCGAGCCATCCCACTTTCGATCTCAACTGGCAAAAACTTTCGACCCAGGAACGCCGCGCGATCATCAACAATCCCAATGATCCCTTCATCAATCGCGCCGCGCAAAGTGCGTTCCCGCCCGGCTCGGTGTTCAAAATCGTGACGTACGCCGCGGCGGTCGAAAAGGGCGGCTACGCGGCGAACTCGATGTTCAACGACCCAGGTTTTTGGGACGGCTTGGGAGAAGCGTATCGCAAGTATTGTTGGACGTGGCCCATTACGAAGAAAGGACATGGCGCGATTTCATTGCAAGACGCGTTGACCGAGTCGTGCGATGTGACGTTTTATCAAATCGGTTTCAAACTAAATCAGATTGATAAGAATCTGATGTCGAATTTTGCGCGCGGGTTTGGTCTGGGTTCGGAAACCGGGATCGAGATCGCCGAAGCCCCCGGCATTGTGCCGGATGCGAACACGCCGAATTGGCGCGCAGGCGATGCGGTCAATCTGGTGATTGGGCAGGGCACGATGTTGACCTCGCCGTTGCAAATCGCGAATATGCTCGCGGCGGTCGCGAACGGCGGCACGCTCTATCGTCCCTATCTCGTCGCGCGCATCAGCAGTCTTGCCGATGGCACCGAAAAAATCATCCAGCCCGAAGTGCGCGGCAAACTGCCGATCTCGCCCGGCGCGCTCGCGACGATGAAATACGCGCTCCAACGCGTGACCACCGATCCCGATGGCACGGCGTACACCGCGTTCAAAGGATCCAAGATCACGGTCGCCGGCAAAACGGGGACGGCGGAGGTGTTCAAGACCGGCGAGCCGCACTCGTGGTTTGCCGGGTATGCGCCGGTGGACCGACCGCGCATCGCGATTGCGGTCATCGCCGAGCATGGCGGCGAAGGGTCCAAAACCGCCGCGCCGATTTTCCGCGAGATCGTCGAAAAATATTTCGCGTTGCCAAGCAAGTAG